In Trifolium pratense cultivar HEN17-A07 linkage group LG7, ARS_RC_1.1, whole genome shotgun sequence, a genomic segment contains:
- the LOC123897685 gene encoding F-box/kelch-repeat protein At5g60570, translated as MDRREGVNDGFPRLGPSDSLLPGLIDDVALNCLACVSRSDYSSLSCINKRYRKLIDSGYLYGLRKELGVVEHLVYLVCDPRGWVAFDTKISRWMTLPKIPCDECFNHADKESLAVGCELLVFGRELMEFAIWKYSLICRGWVKCQEMNQPRCLFGSSSFGSIAIVAGGSDKYGNVLKSAELYDSSTCTWGILPNMHTPRRLCSSFFMDGKFYVIGGMSSITVSLTCGEEYDLQTRSWRKIEGMYPYVNVGAQAPPLVAVVNNQLYAVEHLTNMVKKYNKEKNTWHELGRLPVRADSSNGWGLAFKACGDKLLVVGGQRGPEGEAIVLNSWCPGSGVRNGVIDWKVLGIKEHVGVFVYNCAVMGC; from the coding sequence ATGGATCGGAGGGAAGGAGTGAATGATGGTTTTCCTAGACTTGGACCAAGTGATTCGCTTCTCCCTGGTTTGATCGATGATGTTGCGCTGAATTGTCTCGCTTGTGTTAGTAGATCCGATTACTCGTCCCTGTCGTGTATTAATAAAAGGTATAGAAAGTTGATCGATAGTGGTTATCTATATGGGTTGAGGAAAGAGTTGGGAGTTGTTGAACATTTGGTTTATTTGGTTTGTGACCCAAGAGGATGGGTTGCATTTGATACCAAGATAAGTAGATGGATGACATTGCCTAAGATACCGTGCGATGAGTGTTTCAACCATGCGGACAAAGAGTCCTTAGCTGTAGGTTGTGAGCTGTTGGTTTTCGGTAGAGAATTGATGGAGTTTGCCATTTGGAAGTATAGTTTGATTTGCCGTGGTTGGGTTAAGTGTCAAGAGATGAACCAACCTCGCTGTTTATTTGGATCAAGTAGTTTTGGTTCGATTGCCATTGTAGCCGGCGGAAGTGACAAATATGGAAATGTTCTTAAGTCTGCTGAGTTGTATGACTCTTCAACATGTACGTGGGGAATTTTACCGAACATGCATACACCGCGTAGATTGTGCTCAAGTTTTTTTATGGATGGCAAATTCTACGTGATTGGTGGCATGTCAAGCATAACTGTTTCATTAACTTGTGGAGAAGAATATGATCTTCAAACAAGAAGTTGGAGAAAAATAGAGGGCATGTACCCATATGTTAATGTGGGTGCTCAAGCACCTCCACTTGTGGCGGTTGTGAATAATCAGTTGTACGCGGTTGAACATCTAACTAATATGGTGAAAAAATACAACAAGGAAAAGAACACATGGCATGAATTGGGAAGGCTTCCGGTTCGTGCTGATTCTTCTAATGGTTGGGGCCTTGCTTTCAAGGCTTGCGGAGATAAACTTTTGGTTGTAGGTGGACAAAGGGGTCCAGAAGGTGAAGCTATAGTGCTGAATTCATGGTGTCCCGGGTCTGGAGTTAGGAATGGCGTCATAGATTGGAAGGTACTCGGCATAAAAGAGCATGTCGGGGTGTTCGTGTATAATTGTGCTGTTATGGGCTGTTGA